The sequence TCGCGACCCCCTGGTCCCGGCAGACGACGACCGCCGCCCGGGAGCCCATGTGCTTCTCCTCGCAGAGAAGATCGTCGACCCCGTCGGCGCGGTAGGTCTCGAAGGCCTCGAGCGGGTGTTCCAGATAGCCGGGCAGCGACGAGGTCGGCGGCGGGCTCATCGTCGGCGGGAGGTAGACCAGCCAGCGCGGGTCCACCGCGAACCGGCTCATGACCTCCAGCGCCGCCAGCGCGTTCTCCGGCTGGACCTGGACCCGGCCGCCGTGCCGTGTCTCGACGATCCGCCGCCCCAGCACGTCGGTGATGTCGAGCAGGTCGTCCGCACGGTGCCCGGCGGGCCGCGCCGCGGCGGGAAGCGCCGGGCCGAGGGGAGCGAGCAGCGCCTCGGCCGAGGCCGGGTCGACATCCACCGACGGCGCGGCCTCGCTCAACCCTGGGGAGTCCGTGGGCGGTGGCTGGTCGGCCAGCGGGCGGGCCGGCTCGAAGTAGACGCGGGCAGCCGGGAGGGAGACCAGCTCGCGCTCGGGGTAGCGCAGGGCGGTGAGCGCGCCGCCGAAGACGCAGCCGGTGTCGAGACAGAGGGTGTTGTTGATCCACTCTGGCTCGGGCACCGGGGTGTGGCCGTAGAGCACGGTCGCCTTGCCCCGGTACTCGTTGGCCCACGGATATCGCACCGGCAGGCCGTAGGCGTCGGTCTCGCCGGTGGTGTCGCCGTACAGGGCGAACGAGCGCACCCGAGCGGACGCCCGGCCGTGGTAGACCTCCTTCAGCCCGGCGTGGGCGACGACCAGCCGGCCCCCGTCCAGGACGTAGTGCGCGATCAGCCCGTCGCAGAACTCGGTGGCCTGCGCGCGGAACTCGGCGCTCTGCGCCCCGAGCTGCTCGAGTGACTCGGCGAGGCCGTGCCCGATCGTCACCTTCTTGCCGGCCAGGGCCCGGACCAGCTTGTCCTCGTGGTTGCCCCGGACGGCGAACGCGGTCCCGTCGGCGACCATGCCCATCGCCAGGCGCAGCACGCCGGGGGTGTCCGGCCCGCGGTCGACCAGGTCGCCGACGTAGATCACCCGTCGGCCCTCGGGGTGGCTCGCGCCGACCGGCCGGCCGGCGTCGTCGCGGCTCAGCTCGTAGCCGAGCTTGACGAGCAGCCCCTCCAGCTCGGCGCGGCAGCCGTGGACGTCGCCGATCACGTCGAACGGCCCGGTCTCGTGGCGCAGGTCGGTGAACAGCCGGGTGTAGCTGATCGTCGCGGCGGCGACCTCGGCCTCGGAGCGCAGCACGTGGACCCGCCGGAAGCCCTCCCGGGCGAGGCCCTTCATCGACCGGCGCAGCTCGGAGCGCTGGCGGCGGATGACCGCCGCCCCGAAGTCGCGGTCCGGCCGGGCGGAGTTGCGCGCGAGGCACACCTGCTCGGGCAGGTCGAGCACGATCGCCACCGGCAGCACGTCGTGCCGCCTGGCCAGCTCGACCAGCGGCTGGCGGGCGCGGGACTGGACGTTGGTCGCGTCGACGACGGTGAGCCGGCCGGCCGCGAGCCGCTTGCCGGCGATGTAGTGCAGCACCTCGAAGGCGTCGCCGGTCGCGGCCTGGTCGTTCTCGTCGTCCGCGACCAGGCCGCGGCAGAAGTCGGACGAGAGCACCTGGGTCGGCGCGAAATGGGTCCGGGCGAAGGTCGACTTCCCCGACCCCGAGACGCCGACGAGGACGACCAGGCAGGTCTCGGGGATGTCCAGCGCCACCGGCGTTGCCGGCTCGGGTCCTTCGGTCATCTTTTCGGGCTCTTCCAGGGTCATGTGGGCCTCACGCGACCCGTTCGAGGACCGCGAGCTGGGTGGGGGTGCCGAGCGCGGGATCGGCGGTCCCGATGCCGCCCAGGCGGGCGGTGTAGGGGTAGCGGGTGAGAAGGTCCTCGACCCAGGCGGCGAACTCGGCCCGGGTCCACTCGAACCGGTGGTCGCGGTGGCGTGGCGCGCCCGGAGCGAGACCCTCGTAGCGGACGTTGAACTCGACGTTGGGCGTCGTGATCACCACGAGCCGGGGGCGGGCCTCGCCGAGCACGGCCGCGGCCAGGGCCGGGAGCCTCGGCGGGTCGACGTGCTCGATCACCTCGCAGAGCACGGCGGCGTCGAGGCCGGCGATCCGCGCGTCCCGGTAGGTCAGCGAGCTGGCGACCAGCCGCAGCCGGGCCTGGACTCGCTCGGGCATCCGGTCGATCCGCAGCCGGCGCGCGGCCGTCTCCAGCGCGCGGTGCGAGACGTCGACCGCGACGACCTCCGTGAACCGCGCGTCCGCGAGCAGCTCGCCGACCAGCTTCCCGTCGCCGCAGCCCAGGTCGGCGACCCGGCGGGCGTCGGCCGCCCGCAGAACGTCCATGATCGCTCGCCTGCGCTGGACGGCCAACGACGGCGGCCGGGACGGCTCCGGCGTCTCGGCCGCGCGCTCGGCGACGGGCGACGCCGCCTCGGCCGGAGCGTCCGGGCCGGGCTCTGGCGCGGCCTGGTCGCCGGTGGCCGCGGCCCCTGGCGCCGCCGGGTCGTCGGGCGTGAGGTCGGCGTCCGGATCCTGGTCGACCGCGACCAGTCCTGGTTCGAAGCCGGCCGAGACCGCGTCGACCGGGACGTCCTCGACGGTGCCGAGCTGGGCGAGCGCGGCCGAGGCCAGGCCGGCTCGGTGAGCGAGGTAGCGACGGGCGATGAGGTGGCGTTCGGGGTGGCCGGGCAGCCAGCTCGCGCCCTCACGCACCAGCTTGTCGATCTCGTCGCGCCCGACGTAGTAGTGCTTCCCGTCGTCGAGCACGGGCAGCAGCACGTAGAGCTGGGTGAGCGCGTCGGCGAGCCGGACGGTGCCGGTGAACGTCACGTCGTGGTGCGGGGCGTCGCCCCACTCGGGAAAGGCCGGGTCGAGCGGCGCCGTGACGGCGTCGACCCGCCAGCCGAGCGGGGCGAACAGCCGCTCGGCCAGCGCGGCGCCGCCCCGCCGGCAGGGCAGCGCCGGGACCCGGATCTCCAGGGGCAGTGGCGTTGCCGCGAGCTCCGGCCGGGACTTGCAGATGCCGGCCATGGCGGTCGAGAACACCGCGGCCATCGCGACCGCGAGCAGGCTGGACGCGGCATAGGGCCGGTCGTCGACGTACTGGGCCGCCGTGGTGGCCCGGCTGTTGCCCTTGCCGCGGACCAGGCCGACCGGGTCGACGTCGAGCAGGAGCGCCGCCGTGCAGCGGGCCGCGGTGGCCTCCGGGTAGAAGACGTACGCGCCGCCCGCGGCCGTGTCGAACCGCTGGGCCCGGTCCGGATGCTTGTGCAGCAGGAAACCAAGATCGGTCGCGGGAGCCGCCGTTACCGGGTGCCCGGTTGCTGAGGGACCGCCGGATGGGGGCCCTGTTGCCGCGGGCGCGGTCGTGGTCAGGGTCAGCAGCATGGCCGGTATTCTGCCCGACCGGGATGGCCGATGTCACGTCGTTTTTCCGCTTTCTCGCGGGTCCGCGAAACGGGCGCCTCGGCGGTTCATTGGTTAATCGCCATTACGGCCTGAAGCCGGCCGCGAGGCCGGAAGGGCCCACGTCACAGGCTCGTCAACGGGCAGCGCACGACGGCTGGAAGGACACTGGGCCTCGCGACCGCAGTGCCGACGACCGAGATTCCACGAGGGCTTCCGCCAATTCACTGGAAATACCGCCCAAGCCGGTGAGTGTGCACTGCGGGTCGCTATGGTCGGGCAACTAACGGCCACGCCCAGCTAATCGCGACAGAACTGTATTTCGAGAGGCGGCCGGTGATGTACGGAAGCCAACCGGCCGCGAGGCACCGCGCCGTCGCGGTGCCGTCGCCTTCGACGCCTGGACGGGAGACGGGCTCGGCCGGGCCCGGCCAGGCTCCGCCCGGATCGCCCGACCCGACGCGTGGCCCCGGCAGCGGGATGGCCCCGCGGCTGGGCCTGGTGGGGCTGACCTTCGTCTCGCTCGGCTCGATCATCGGCTCCGGCTGGCTGCTCGGAGCGCTGACCGCGGCCCGCGTCGCCGGCCCGGCCTCGCTGGTCGCCTGGGCGCTCGCCGGCGTCCTGATCCTCGGCCTGGCGCTCGTCCACGCCGAGCTGGGAGCGAGCTACCCGGTCGCCGGCGGCAGCGCCCGCTACACGCACCTCGCGCTCGGCCCGCTGTCCGGCTTCGTGGCCGGCTGGCTCGCCTGGATCCAGGCGGTCGCGCTCGCCCCGATCGAGGCCGAGGCGGCCTTGTCCTACCTGAACAACGTCTGGCCCGGCCTGATCAGCCCGCAGGGCACCCTCACCGGGAAGGGCCTCGCGCTGGGCGCCGCGGCGCTCGGGGTCTGCACCGTGGTGAACGTCCTCGGCGTCCAGCGGCTCGCGGACACCAACTCGGTCGCGGTGATCTGGAAGTTCCTGGTGCCGGTGCTGACCGTCATCACGCTGATGGCCGTCGCCTTCCACCCCGGCAACTTCCACGCGGGCGGCGGGTTCGCCCCGTTCGGCGCGCACGGGGTGTTCGCCGCGCTGCCGGCCGGCGTTGTCTTCGCGCTGCAGGGCTTCGAGCAGGCCGTCCAGATGGGCGCCGAGGCGCGCGACCCGGGCCGCGACGTCCCGCGCGCGGTGATCCTCGCGACCGTGCTCGGCACCGCCGTCTACCTGCTGCTCGCGATCGCCTTCCTCGGCGCGCTCTCGCCGGCGGGTATCGCGGGCGGCTGGTCGCACCCGGTGGGCAACGGCGACTACGGGCCGTACGCGACGATCGCGACCGGGCTGGGCCTCGGCTGGCTCGCGGTGCTGCTGTACATCGACGCGGTCGTCTCGCCGGGCGGCACGGCGCTGATCTACGTCGGCACGTCGGCCCGCCTCGCCTACTCGATGGGCCAGACCGGCTACCTGCCACGCGCGCTGCGCCGCCTCGACCGGCGCGGCACGCCGGTGGTCTCGATCCTGCTCGCGTACGCGATCGGGCTGGTCATGTTCCTGCCGTTCCCCAGCTGGCAGCAGCTGGTGACCCTGATCAGCTCGGCGACCTTCCTGACCTACGCGTTCGCGCCGGTCGCGCTGATGGTGCTGCGCAAGGTCGACCCGGACCGTCCCCGGCCGTTCCGGTTGCCGCTGGCGCCGCTGCTGGCCCGGGTCGCGTTCACCACCTCGAACCTGATCGTCTACTGGGCCGGCTGGGAGAACGACCAGAAGCTGGCGGTGGCGATCTTCGCCGGGCTGGTCTGTTTCACCGGGTACCGGGCCACCCAGCCGCCCGGCCGCTGGCCGCCGCTGGAATGGCGATCCGCGCTGTGGATCGTTCCTTGGCTGGGAGGTCTGACCATCATCTCCTGGCTGGGCCAGTTCGGCAGTGGGCGCGGTGTCATCCCGTTCTGGGTCGATCTCGGCGTGATCGTCGTCTTCAGCCTCGCCGTCTTCGAGCTGGCCATCCGCGTCACGCCACCCGCCGCTCGATCCCGGGCGCTGCTCGAGACCGAGCTGGCCTGACGCCGACCGGACGCGGTTCGATCGAACGATGACCTCCGAGACGTCCGCCCTGGCCCGGCTGACGGCCGAACGTGCCGACGCCGCCGCCGCGCTGGCGGCGCTGCGAGAGCGCTTCGCGTCGCTGCTCGACGACAGCTACGTCAACACCGACGACGAGCACGACATCGAGGGGACGTCGATCCCGTTCGAACGCGAACAGGTCCGGGCCACGCTGCGCGAGGCGACGACCCGTCTCGCCGAGATCGACGCCGCGCTGGCGCGCCTCGCCGCCGGCCGTTTCGGCAGCTGTGAGACCTGTGGCGGCCCGATCGAGCCGGGACGGCTCGACGCCCGCCCGTGGGTGCGGTCCTGCATCGGCTGCGCGTCCCGTCCGGGCCGGCGGTAGGCCCCCCGAAGAGCGCGTGTTGTCAGGTCTGCTGGGCATCTCGCCACCTGCCCGTTCATCATGGGGCAGACGCGGGCAAACCGGCGGGCGCGCCGAATCGGGGGATTCACGATGACCACCAAACCCTGGGCTGAACCAGGCCCACCAGCCTCGACAGGCCAGGCCGAGCCGGTGACGACGGCCCAGCGCCGACTCGTCCGGGGCGAGGCCCGGGCGGGTGGCTATCGCCCGCTCGTCGCGGGACCGGGGGAGCCGGTCCTCGTCCGGACCGACCTGCTCGCCGAGGCTCCAGGCGCCACACCGGCGGGTGAACGTCGGACCCTGCTGGCCTTCGCGCACCTGTCGGACCTGCACGTCGTGGACCACCAGTCGCCGGCTCGGGCCGAGTTCCTCGAACGGGTCGGCGACCCGGACTCGCCGTTCTGGGAGAAGGTCCAGGAACTCGGCGCGTACCGGCCGAACGAGGCGTTCGCCGCGCACGTCGTCGAGGCGATGGTCCAGACGGTGAACGCGCACGCCCAGGCCACGCCGCTGGCGTTCTCGATCGTCACCGGCGACGCCACCGACAACTGTCAGGCCAACGAGCTGTCCTGGTACCGCGACGTGCTCGATGGCGGCGGCGACGTCCAGGTCGACTCGGGCAGCCCGGCTCGCTACCACGGCGTCGCCGACGACGACCACTACGACGTCCGCTTCTGGCACCCGGACGGCACCCCACCCGGCCGGCCCGACGACCAGGCCCGCGCCGAGTACGGCTTTCCCGAGGTGCCCGGAGTGATCGACGCGGCCCGCCGCGCCTTCGCCGCCACCGGACTCGCGACGCCCTGGTACGCCGTGCACGGCAACCACGACAACCTCGTCCAGGGCACAGCGGTCCCCGAGGAGCCGATCCCGACGCTGGCCGTGGGCGACGCGAAGATCTACGACCTGGCCCCCGGCGCCGACCTGACGACGGTCGGCCGGGCGGTCGACACCGGTGATCTCGAAGCGTTCGCGGTGCTCCTCGCCGGCCCGACCCGGACCGTTCCGGCCGACGAGCGGCGCCGGCCGGTCCGCCGTGCCGAGCACATCGCCGCGCACTTCGACACCCGCGGGCTCCCGGTCGGCCACGGCTACACCGAGGCCAACCGCGCGGACGGCACGGCCTACTACACGTTCACCGCCGCTGCCGGCCTGAACGGCCTGCCGCCCGTGGTCGGGGTCGTACTGGACACCGTCAATCCCTACGGCGGCTGGCAGGGCGCACTCGACGAGGCCCAGCTCACCTGGCTCGAAGGCGTCCTTCAGCGGGGCTCGGCCCGCTGGCTCGCCGAGGACGGGTCCATCGCGACCGGCACCGGCCCCGACAGCCTGTTCATCCTGTTCAGCCACCACCCGCTGGACTGTCTCGTCAACGATCAGGCGCCCGACGACGCCCCCCGGGTGCTGCTGTCGCGCGTGCGTGACCTGCTCCTGCGCTATCCGAACGTGATCGGTTGGGTCAACGGGCACACCCACCGCCACACCGTCACCCCGTACGCCCGCCCGGCCGGGAGCCCTGTCGCGGGCGGCTTCTGGGAGATCACGACAGCGTCGCACATCGACTGGCCGCAGCAGTCCCGGCTGATCGAGCTGGTCGACAACGGCGACGGGACCCTCGCCTTCGTCGCCACCGTGCTGGACACCGCGGCCCCCGCGGCCGCCGACTACGACGAGTTCCGCGGCTACGCCCAGACCAGCGCGGTCCTCGCCACCGGGGCCGAGCGGGAGGCCGGTCCGGTCGACCCGCTGGCGCTCGCCGCCCTGTCCCGGGAACTGGCCGCCAACTACTGGCAGCGCCGCCCCGGCAACGACGCCGACCCGGACCCGGGTGGCGGGTCCGGCGCGGGCACCGTCCTCGACCGCAACGTGGACCTGCGGCTCCCGGCACCCGTCCCGCTGCCCTGACCCGGCCGGACCAGCGCCGAAGTTTCGTGCTGGTTCAACCGGATGTCATCGGCTGGCCGTCGCGGCGGCGGACGCTGGGACGATGAACGCTGCGGGGCCGGTGACCATGCTCCACCTCGGCGATCTCGCCCTGCCCGCGATCTGGTTGCGGGACGCGTGCGGCTGCGCCGAGTGCCGGTATCCGGCGACCGGGCAGCGGCTGGTCGGGTCGGCGCGGGTGGCGCGGCTGTACCCGGACCTGGCGGTCGAGCGGCACGCGGCACGCGACGGCCGGCTGACGGTCGTCTTCGCGCCGGACGGGCACGAGTCGGTGTTCGAGCTGGCCTGGCTGGAGCAGCACGCGCCCGGCCGCGGTGCCCGGCTCGGGGACCAGTCCGCCCAGGCCCGGGTCGCGTGGACGGCGACCGACCTGCCCGTCGGCCCGCCGCGGGTGGCCTGGGACGCCTACCTGCGCTCGCCGGTCGCGATGGCCACGGCGCTCGGCGCCGTCGAGAAGCTCGGCGCCGCGGTGATCACCGAGGTGCCGGCCCGGCCCGGGATGGTTCTCACGGTCGGGCGCAGCCTCGGCCACGTCCGGGTGACCAACTACGGCGAGCTCTTCGACGTCCGCGTCGAGCCGGACCCGGAGCACCTCGCGTACACCGGCCTGGCGCTCGCGCCGCACACCGACAACCCGTATCGGGACCCGGTTCCGACCGTGCAGCTGCTGCACTGCCTGCGCGCCGCCGGCGCGGGTGGCGACACGACGCTCGTCGACGGCTTCGCCGCCGCCGACCGGCTGCGCGAGACCGACCGGGCCGCGTTCGACACCCTGACCCAGGTCTGGCTGCCGTTCAGCTACGACGGGCCGACGTCGGTCCTCACCTGCCGCGCACCGGTGATCTCCGTTGACGACGAGGGCGCCGTCACCCAGGTCCGCTGGAACGACCGGGGCCTGCAGCCCCCCGACGTCGCCCCGGACCGGATCGGTGCGGTGTACCGGGCGCTCGCCGCGTTCGGGGAGGTCCTGGACGAGGCCGACCTCGCCGTCTCGCTGCGCCTCGTCCCGGGCGACTGCCTGATCTTCGACAACACCCGCGTCCTGCACGGCCGGTCCGCCTACGGCCCGACGGCCACCGGCGAGCCAGGGTCGGGCGGTCGGCATCTGCAGGGGTGTTACGTCGACATGGATGGCCTGCGCAGCACCCTGGAGGTGCTGCGTCGCGACGGCACCCGGGCCGTGCCGACCCAGGCCGGTCCGGCCGGCCGCGGGCGGGCACCGAGGGTCGTCGCGACCCGCGCGTCCGCGCGTCCGATCGCGGCAGCCCGATGAGGGACGGTTCCGGAGTCGGCCCGGTGGGAGAGGCGTCCGCCGCCTTCGCCGCCGCGGCGCTGGCGGCGGTCCACGGCGCCTTCGGAGCGGCCGCCGCTTCGGAGTACCTGGGCGAGTCGGTGACCGTCGCGCACCACCAGTTGCGGACGGCCGCCCGCGCGGTGGCGGCGGGAGCGGCCCCCGCGCTCGTCGCCGCCGCCCTGCTGCACGACGTCGGCCACGTCATCGATCTGGACTCGGCCGACGCCCTGCACCGTGGCGAGGACATCCGGCACGAGGAGACGGGCGCGGCCTGGCTCGCACGCTGGTTCGGCCCCGAGGTGACCGAACCGGTTCGCCTGCACGTCGAGGCCAAGCGCTACCTGTGCGCCGTCGATCCCGGCTACTACGACCTCCTGTCGCCGATCTCGAAGAAGACGCTCGCGATGCAGGGGGGACCCCTGAACGGCGCCGAGCTCGCCGCGTTCCGGGCCGGCCGTTACGCGCAGGACGCGGCGAGCGTCCGCCGGTGGGACGACGCCGGCAAGGACCCCGACGCCGTCGTCCCGCCACTGGCCGCCTACGACGACCTGCTCGCCAGCCTGGTCCGCGCCCCCGCCAAGGACTAAGCGGATCCCGGCCTCGCCACCCGGGC is a genomic window of Pseudofrankia inefficax containing:
- a CDS encoding polynucleotide kinase-phosphatase; this encodes MTEGPEPATPVALDIPETCLVVLVGVSGSGKSTFARTHFAPTQVLSSDFCRGLVADDENDQAATGDAFEVLHYIAGKRLAAGRLTVVDATNVQSRARQPLVELARRHDVLPVAIVLDLPEQVCLARNSARPDRDFGAAVIRRQRSELRRSMKGLAREGFRRVHVLRSEAEVAAATISYTRLFTDLRHETGPFDVIGDVHGCRAELEGLLVKLGYELSRDDAGRPVGASHPEGRRVIYVGDLVDRGPDTPGVLRLAMGMVADGTAFAVRGNHEDKLVRALAGKKVTIGHGLAESLEQLGAQSAEFRAQATEFCDGLIAHYVLDGGRLVVAHAGLKEVYHGRASARVRSFALYGDTTGETDAYGLPVRYPWANEYRGKATVLYGHTPVPEPEWINNTLCLDTGCVFGGALTALRYPERELVSLPAARVYFEPARPLADQPPPTDSPGLSEAAPSVDVDPASAEALLAPLGPALPAAARPAGHRADDLLDITDVLGRRIVETRHGGRVQVQPENALAALEVMSRFAVDPRWLVYLPPTMSPPPTSSLPGYLEHPLEAFETYRADGVDDLLCEEKHMGSRAAVVVCRDQGVATARFGAGDGTTGAIVTRTGRPFFAPELTEQVLARLRAAATVAGLWEQLDAGWLVLDAEIMPWSAKATELISRQYAAAGAAARGALPAAVAALAATAERGIDVADLLAKTRDRLDNAVAFTHAYRRYCWPVDGLDGLKIAPFQLLAAGPASGAGATQVDHPHSWQLALADRLVAADPELVVTTRRYAVRASDPASVAAAVTWWEDLTDPRAGGEGMVVKPAAGLARGSRGLALPGIKVRGREYLRIIYGPDYTRPENLDRLRVRGLGRKRSLAFREFALGLEALERAAAGEPLWRVHECVFAILALESEAVDPRL
- a CDS encoding 3' terminal RNA ribose 2'-O-methyltransferase Hen1, which codes for MLLTLTTTAPAATGPPSGGPSATGHPVTAAPATDLGFLLHKHPDRAQRFDTAAGGAYVFYPEATAARCTAALLLDVDPVGLVRGKGNSRATTAAQYVDDRPYAASSLLAVAMAAVFSTAMAGICKSRPELAATPLPLEIRVPALPCRRGGAALAERLFAPLGWRVDAVTAPLDPAFPEWGDAPHHDVTFTGTVRLADALTQLYVLLPVLDDGKHYYVGRDEIDKLVREGASWLPGHPERHLIARRYLAHRAGLASAALAQLGTVEDVPVDAVSAGFEPGLVAVDQDPDADLTPDDPAAPGAAATGDQAAPEPGPDAPAEAASPVAERAAETPEPSRPPSLAVQRRRAIMDVLRAADARRVADLGCGDGKLVGELLADARFTEVVAVDVSHRALETAARRLRIDRMPERVQARLRLVASSLTYRDARIAGLDAAVLCEVIEHVDPPRLPALAAAVLGEARPRLVVITTPNVEFNVRYEGLAPGAPRHRDHRFEWTRAEFAAWVEDLLTRYPYTARLGGIGTADPALGTPTQLAVLERVA
- a CDS encoding APC family permease, encoding MAPRLGLVGLTFVSLGSIIGSGWLLGALTAARVAGPASLVAWALAGVLILGLALVHAELGASYPVAGGSARYTHLALGPLSGFVAGWLAWIQAVALAPIEAEAALSYLNNVWPGLISPQGTLTGKGLALGAAALGVCTVVNVLGVQRLADTNSVAVIWKFLVPVLTVITLMAVAFHPGNFHAGGGFAPFGAHGVFAALPAGVVFALQGFEQAVQMGAEARDPGRDVPRAVILATVLGTAVYLLLAIAFLGALSPAGIAGGWSHPVGNGDYGPYATIATGLGLGWLAVLLYIDAVVSPGGTALIYVGTSARLAYSMGQTGYLPRALRRLDRRGTPVVSILLAYAIGLVMFLPFPSWQQLVTLISSATFLTYAFAPVALMVLRKVDPDRPRPFRLPLAPLLARVAFTTSNLIVYWAGWENDQKLAVAIFAGLVCFTGYRATQPPGRWPPLEWRSALWIVPWLGGLTIISWLGQFGSGRGVIPFWVDLGVIVVFSLAVFELAIRVTPPAARSRALLETELA
- a CDS encoding TraR/DksA family transcriptional regulator, which produces MTSETSALARLTAERADAAAALAALRERFASLLDDSYVNTDDEHDIEGTSIPFEREQVRATLREATTRLAEIDAALARLAAGRFGSCETCGGPIEPGRLDARPWVRSCIGCASRPGRR
- a CDS encoding TIGR03767 family metallophosphoesterase codes for the protein MTTKPWAEPGPPASTGQAEPVTTAQRRLVRGEARAGGYRPLVAGPGEPVLVRTDLLAEAPGATPAGERRTLLAFAHLSDLHVVDHQSPARAEFLERVGDPDSPFWEKVQELGAYRPNEAFAAHVVEAMVQTVNAHAQATPLAFSIVTGDATDNCQANELSWYRDVLDGGGDVQVDSGSPARYHGVADDDHYDVRFWHPDGTPPGRPDDQARAEYGFPEVPGVIDAARRAFAATGLATPWYAVHGNHDNLVQGTAVPEEPIPTLAVGDAKIYDLAPGADLTTVGRAVDTGDLEAFAVLLAGPTRTVPADERRRPVRRAEHIAAHFDTRGLPVGHGYTEANRADGTAYYTFTAAAGLNGLPPVVGVVLDTVNPYGGWQGALDEAQLTWLEGVLQRGSARWLAEDGSIATGTGPDSLFILFSHHPLDCLVNDQAPDDAPRVLLSRVRDLLLRYPNVIGWVNGHTHRHTVTPYARPAGSPVAGGFWEITTASHIDWPQQSRLIELVDNGDGTLAFVATVLDTAAPAAADYDEFRGYAQTSAVLATGAEREAGPVDPLALAALSRELAANYWQRRPGNDADPDPGGGSGAGTVLDRNVDLRLPAPVPLP
- a CDS encoding TauD/TfdA family dioxygenase, which encodes MNAAGPVTMLHLGDLALPAIWLRDACGCAECRYPATGQRLVGSARVARLYPDLAVERHAARDGRLTVVFAPDGHESVFELAWLEQHAPGRGARLGDQSAQARVAWTATDLPVGPPRVAWDAYLRSPVAMATALGAVEKLGAAVITEVPARPGMVLTVGRSLGHVRVTNYGELFDVRVEPDPEHLAYTGLALAPHTDNPYRDPVPTVQLLHCLRAAGAGGDTTLVDGFAAADRLRETDRAAFDTLTQVWLPFSYDGPTSVLTCRAPVISVDDEGAVTQVRWNDRGLQPPDVAPDRIGAVYRALAAFGEVLDEADLAVSLRLVPGDCLIFDNTRVLHGRSAYGPTATGEPGSGGRHLQGCYVDMDGLRSTLEVLRRDGTRAVPTQAGPAGRGRAPRVVATRASARPIAAAR
- a CDS encoding HD domain-containing protein gives rise to the protein MGEASAAFAAAALAAVHGAFGAAAASEYLGESVTVAHHQLRTAARAVAAGAAPALVAAALLHDVGHVIDLDSADALHRGEDIRHEETGAAWLARWFGPEVTEPVRLHVEAKRYLCAVDPGYYDLLSPISKKTLAMQGGPLNGAELAAFRAGRYAQDAASVRRWDDAGKDPDAVVPPLAAYDDLLASLVRAPAKD